From the Carassius gibelio isolate Cgi1373 ecotype wild population from Czech Republic chromosome B25, carGib1.2-hapl.c, whole genome shotgun sequence genome, one window contains:
- the klhdc4 gene encoding kelch domain-containing protein 4 codes for MGKKGKKEKKLKGAEKTAAKMEKKVSKRSKREEEDLEALIAEFQSLDAKKTQVLETPCSPPSPRLNASLCAHPEKDELILFGGEFFNGKKTFLYNELYFYNIKKNIWVKAEIPNPPPRRCAQQAVVVPQGGGQVWIFGGEFASPDGEQFYHYKDLWVLHLGTRTWEQIKAPGAPSGRSGHRMVLSKRQLLVFGGFHESARDYIYYNDIHAFNLDTFTWSRLQPTGTGPCPRSACQMTPTPDGNSVIIYGGYSKTRAKKDVDKGTIHSDMFLLRREGKEEQEKWTWTRVNPSGVKPPPRSGFSLAVGPGGRALLFGGVCDEEDDESLEGDFFNDLYFYDINKNRWFPAQLKGNKSEKKKRRRGNKGEQTNETEGEKEEAQGPTEIIKEIVAEDGTVMTIKEVIPAAQAEEDSEEEEEEEDDGEEEEAAAKAPLVEPCPRSSAMATVKHSKLYLYGGMFEVGDRQFTLSDLYSLDLHKMDQWDVLVEMDPKTQEWLEESESEEDDDEEAEAKGGDAEEDDEEEESSEEESEEDAEHPPVKPGEALADYQTRTEKYWLGLARANMGPEAKEKKVQKVGQAMAKVFFEDQE; via the exons aaagaaaagaaactgaaaGGAGCGGAGAAAACAGCCGCTAAAATGGAGAAGAAGGTGTCGAAAAGATCGAAAAGAGAGGAG GAGGATTTGGAGGCTTTAATAGCAGAATTTCAGTCACTAGACGCGAAAAAGACGCAGGTTTTGGAGACGCCGTGTTCCCCTCCGTCCCCCAG GTTGAACGCCTCTCTGTGTGCGCATCCCGAAAAAGACGAGCTGATTTTATTCGGAGGGGAGTTTTTCAATGGGAAGAAA ACGTTTCTATACAATGAATTATACTTCTACAACATTAAGAAAAACATCTGGGTGAAGGCAGAGATCCCGAACCCTCCTCCAAGACGCTGCGCTCAACAG GCTGTGGTGGTTCCCCAGGGTGGAGGGCAGGTGTGGATATTTGGAGGGGAGTTTGCGTCCCCTGACGGCGAGCAGTtctatcattataaagatctgtGGGTGCTTCACCTGGGGACACGCACATGGGAGCAAATCAA AGCTCCCGGTGCTCCGTCTGGCAGGAGTGGACATCGAATGGTCCTGAGCAAAAGACAGCTGCTTGTGTTTGGGGGATTCCATGAGAGCGCCAG ggattatatttattataatgataTTCACGCTTTTAACCTGGACACATTCACATGGAGCCGTCTCCAGCCCACAGGAACTGGCCCCTGTCCCCGTTCAGCCTGTCAAATGACCCCCACTCCCGACGGCAACAGCGTCATCATCTACGGCGGGTACTCCAAAACT AGAGCGAAGAAGGATGTGGATAAAGGAACCATCCATTCTGACATGTTCCTGCTGAGGAGGGAAGGCAAAGAGGAGCAAG AAAAGTGGACATGGACACGAGTGAACCCTTCAGGAGTCAAGCCCCCTCCTCGGTCAGGCTTCTCTCTGGCGGTGGGCCCCGGGGGCCGGGCGCTGCTCTTCGGTGGCGTCTGTGATGAGGAAGATGACGAGTCTCTGGAAGGAGACTTTTTTAATGACCTCTACTTTTATGATATCAACAAAAACCGCTGGTTTCCTGCTCAGCTAAAG GGCAACaagtcagaaaagaagaagaggcgCCGTGGGAATAAGGGAGAACAGACGAATGAAACTGAAGGGGAGAAAGAGGAGGCACAAGGTCCCACTGAGATTATTAAAGAGATCGTGGCCGAGGATGGAACGGTTATGACCATCAAGGAAGTGATTCCAGCTGCACAGGCAGAGGAGgacagtgaggaggaggaggaggaggaggacgatGGCGAAGAGGAGGAGGCGGCTGCAAAGGCTCCCCTGGTGGAGCCCTGTCCTCGCTCCAGCGCCATGGCAACGGTGAAGCACAGCAAGTTGTACTTGTATGGAGGAATGTTTGAGGTGGGAGATCGACAGTTCACCCTCAGCGATCTCTACAGCCTGGACCTCCATAAGATGGACCAGTGGGACGTTCTAGTGGAAATGGACCCCA AGACGCAGGAGTGGCTGGAAGAATCCGAATCagaagaggatgatgatgaagaagcaGAAGCAAAGGGCGGTGATGCTGAAGAAGATGACGAAGAAGAGGAGTCGTCcgaagaggagagtgaagaag ATGCAGAGCATCCTCCAGTGAAGCCCGGAGAAGCCCTTGCGGATTATCAAACACGGACTGAGAAATACTGGCTGGGTCTGGCCCGAGCCAACATGGGTCCTGAAGCCAAAGAGAAGAAAGTACAAAAGGTCGGCCAAGCCATGGCCAAGGTGTTCTTTGAGGATCAGGAATGA